The following coding sequences lie in one Microvirga sp. 17 mud 1-3 genomic window:
- the ubiG gene encoding bifunctional 2-polyprenyl-6-hydroxyphenol methylase/3-demethylubiquinol 3-O-methyltransferase UbiG, protein MPDGASTTIDPAEVARFEKIAATWWDPKGPMKVLHRFNPVRLAYIRDEACRRFGRDPRSARSLEGLSILDVGCGGGVLSEPLARLGARVTGLDPAPTNVSVARLHAERAGLAVDYRNETVEAVAARGETFDLVLAMEVVEHVADVQAFVSACGQAVKPGGALVMATLNRTLRSFALAIVGAEYVLGWLPKGTHEWDRFVTPQELEDALGGAGFAVEDLTGVAYNPLTGAWSLSSDTAVNYMLIAARR, encoded by the coding sequence ATGCCTGATGGCGCCAGCACCACCATCGACCCGGCCGAGGTCGCCCGCTTCGAGAAGATCGCCGCGACCTGGTGGGACCCCAAGGGGCCCATGAAGGTCCTGCATCGCTTCAATCCGGTCCGCCTGGCCTATATCCGGGACGAGGCCTGCCGCCGGTTCGGCCGCGACCCGCGCTCCGCCCGGTCCCTGGAGGGCCTGAGCATCCTGGATGTGGGCTGCGGCGGTGGCGTGCTCTCCGAGCCCCTGGCCCGGCTCGGGGCCCGGGTGACGGGCCTCGACCCCGCGCCCACCAACGTGTCGGTGGCCCGGCTCCATGCGGAGCGGGCGGGGCTTGCCGTCGATTATCGTAACGAGACGGTCGAGGCGGTGGCAGCCCGTGGCGAGACCTTCGACCTGGTGCTCGCCATGGAGGTGGTGGAGCACGTGGCGGACGTGCAGGCCTTCGTGTCAGCCTGCGGGCAGGCCGTGAAGCCGGGCGGGGCCCTGGTCATGGCGACCCTCAACCGGACCCTGCGCTCCTTCGCGCTCGCCATCGTGGGCGCCGAATACGTGCTCGGCTGGCTGCCCAAGGGCACCCACGAATGGGACCGGTTCGTGACCCCGCAGGAGCTGGAGGACGCTCTCGGCGGAGCGGGCTTCGCGGTCGAGGACCTGACGGGCGTGGCCTATAACCCGCTCACCGGCGCCTGGTCCCTCTCGTCCGACACGGCCGTCAACTACATGCTCATCGCGGCCCGCCGCTGA
- a CDS encoding aspartate kinase: MPRLVMKFGGTSVANVERIRNVARHVKREVEAGYDVAVVVSAMSGKTNELVGWVKDASAFYDSREYDAVVASGEQVTSGLLAIALQEMGLKARSWQGWQIPIMTSDAHGSARIAAIDGTGILQAFGRDREVAVVSGFQGLHQPTQRITTLGRGGSDTSAVALAAAIQAERCDIYTDVDGVYTTDPRIVPKARRLDKVSYEEMLEMASLGAKVLQVRSVELAMMHRVPTYVRSSFDDPADPKLGTLICDEEDIMEQQVVTGIAYSRDEAQITLRNVADKPGIAASIFVPLAEANINVDMIIQVVSDDTTTTDITFTVPAADYERACSVLNQHKEEIAFKNLQGATDVVKVSAIGVGMRSHAGVAARAFKALADKGINIRAITTSEIKFSVLIDSAYTELAVRTLHSLYGLDQA; the protein is encoded by the coding sequence ATGCCTCGTCTCGTCATGAAGTTCGGCGGCACGTCCGTCGCCAATGTTGAACGCATCCGCAACGTGGCGCGGCACGTCAAACGCGAGGTCGAGGCCGGCTATGACGTGGCCGTCGTGGTCTCGGCCATGTCGGGCAAGACCAACGAGCTCGTGGGCTGGGTCAAGGACGCTTCCGCGTTCTACGATTCCCGCGAATACGACGCGGTCGTCGCCTCCGGCGAGCAGGTGACCTCGGGCCTTCTGGCCATCGCGCTGCAGGAAATGGGCCTGAAGGCCCGCTCCTGGCAGGGCTGGCAGATCCCGATCATGACCTCGGACGCCCATGGCTCGGCGCGAATCGCCGCCATCGACGGGACCGGAATCCTCCAGGCCTTCGGCCGGGACCGGGAAGTCGCCGTGGTTTCCGGGTTCCAGGGCCTGCATCAGCCGACTCAGCGCATCACCACCCTCGGGCGGGGCGGCTCCGATACGAGCGCCGTGGCCCTCGCGGCCGCGATCCAGGCGGAACGCTGCGACATCTACACGGACGTGGACGGCGTCTACACCACCGACCCGCGGATCGTCCCCAAGGCGCGCCGCCTGGACAAGGTGTCCTACGAGGAAATGCTGGAAATGGCGTCGCTGGGCGCCAAGGTGCTCCAGGTGCGCTCGGTCGAGCTCGCCATGATGCACCGGGTCCCCACCTATGTCCGCTCCAGTTTCGACGATCCCGCCGACCCGAAGCTCGGCACCCTCATCTGCGACGAGGAAGACATCATGGAACAGCAGGTAGTCACGGGCATTGCCTATTCGCGTGACGAAGCCCAGATCACGCTGCGGAATGTCGCGGACAAACCGGGCATCGCGGCCTCCATCTTCGTGCCTCTGGCCGAGGCCAACATCAACGTGGATATGATCATCCAGGTGGTGTCCGACGACACGACCACCACGGACATCACCTTCACGGTCCCGGCCGCCGATTACGAGCGCGCCTGCTCGGTGCTGAACCAGCACAAGGAAGAGATCGCGTTCAAGAACCTCCAGGGTGCCACGGACGTCGTGAAGGTCTCGGCCATCGGGGTCGGCATGCGCAGCCACGCGGGCGTGGCTGCCCGGGCCTTCAAGGCCTTGGCCGACAAGGGCATCAACATCCGGGCCATCACGACCTCGGAGATCAAGTTCTCGGTTCTCATCGACTCCGCCTACACGGAGCTTGCGGTGCGCACGCTCCACTCGCTATACGGCCTTGATCAAGCCTGA